Proteins encoded within one genomic window of Ctenopharyngodon idella isolate HZGC_01 chromosome 6, HZGC01, whole genome shotgun sequence:
- the ccr7 gene encoding C-C chemokine receptor type 7, producing the protein MHAFTVFCPMLLIWSCHIKKSWSNETSDYQSTTEYEYSTEVVDYSGLEFICEKGSNRTFRTWFLPTIYTIICLLALVGNFLVILTYLYFKRLKTMTDVYLLNLAMADLLFAISLPFWAASFMSKWHLGLYTCKAMFTIYKVSFFSGMFLLTCISVDRYFSITKAVSAHRCRSSAVYYGQVSSLVTWVMAVIFSVPDMVFSEINVNGTCVSSGSSYDDYRIRMLVSQMILGFVLPALVIGFCYICIIKTLMQAKNFERNKAFKVIIAVVAVFVVSQLPYNVVMGVTTQETKECDKDNIRLYAMDVTRAVAFLRCCVNPFLYAFIGVKFRNDLLKLLKDLGCLKKSHLMYTHCGKRRSSVGLDTETTTTFSP; encoded by the exons ATGCATGCGTTTACCG TTTTTTGTCCTATGCTGCTGATATGGTCCTGCCACATAAAG AAAAGTTGGTCCAATGAGACTAGTGATTACCAATCCACAACAGAGTATGAGTATTCCACAGAGGTGGTGGATTACAGCGGGCTTGAATTCATCTGCGAAAAGGGCTCCAACCGTACCTTTCGCACCTGGTTCCTGCCCACAATCTACACGATCATCTGCCTCCTGGCTCTCGTGGGGAACTTTCTAGTCATCCTAACCTACCTTTACTTCAAGAGGCTGAAGACGATGACTGACGTCTACCTGCTCAATCTAGCCATGGCTGACCTGCTGTTTGCAATTTCTCTCCCCTTCTGGGCTGCTAGTTTCATGAGCAAGTGGCATCTGGGTCTGTATACATGCAAGGCCATGTTCACCATCTATAAGGTCAGCTTCTTCAGCGGCATGTTCCTTCTCACCTGTATCAGCGTAGATCGCTATTTCTCCATAACGAAGGCCGTCTCTGCCCATCGCTGTCGCTCCAGTGCAGTCTATTACGGACAGGTGTCTTCTCTGGTCACCTGGGTGATGGCGGTGATCTTTTCGGTACCCGACATGGTGTTCTCTGAAATCAATGTCAATGGCACCTGTGTATCAAGTGGCAGCAGCTACGATGACTACCGCATTAGGATGCTGGTAAGTCAGATGATCCTGGGTTTTGTACTTCCAGCGCTCGTCATTGGGTTCTGTTACATCTGCATCATCAAGACCCTCATGCAAGCCAAGAACTTTGAGAGGAATAAAGCCTTCAAGGTTATCATTGCAGTGGTAGCTGTCTTTGTGGTCAGCCAATTACCTTACAATGTAGTCATGGGAGTGACCACTCAGGAAACGAAGGAATGCGACAAGGACAACATTCGCCTTTATGCCATGGATGTGACCAGGGCCGTGGCCTTCTTGCGCTGCTGTGTGAACCCATTCCTGTACGCCTTCATTGGGGTGAAGTTTCGCAATGATCTCCTGAAGCTATTGAAAGACTTGGGATGTCTCAAAAAGAGTCACCTCATGTATACACACTGCGGTAAACGAAGATCTTCTGTCGGCCTCGACACCGAAACCACCACAACGTTTTCCCCCTGA
- the notum2 gene encoding carboxylesterase notum2 produces MNILCHVMFLLLLGVISCQNNNRNAKAGGKPAKKPNSQAIEATQHGPEDDPNPGLAGAADSSKETNPGGRGTSQQSASVNKPIDEMKLYFLKNTLVTCNDGTAAGFYLKEFKGSKRWLIFLEGGWCCYNKETCDSRYKAIPRLMSSTDWPQTRKGSGLLSTQAEENPHWYNANIVFVPYCSSDVWSGNKAASKSKQGKETGTFFSDKFEYAFMGSQIIREVIKDLGPKGLKQAKVVMLAGTSAGGTGVLLNIDKVSSLLEQLGADAQVRGLVDSGWFLESKQQKVPDCPDSASCTPVDAIKKGLRLWSGVVPEKCKQQYKRGEDWQCFFGHKLYSYITAPLFVVQWLFDEEQLRVENIYIGGQSLSEQQWTYMQNLGKEFKNSLKDVTAVFAPSCLSHTLITKSNWMDFQVKGTSLSRALQCWDKSLQEANKNSKTALKGCPFHLIDNCQWPQCNPTCPALIDQATQQEMTLLQVLASMGLDLQKLGLDVSGDISASMVSNGG; encoded by the exons ATGAATATTCTGTGTCATGTTATGTTCCTGCTTCTGCTGGGAGTCATTTCTTGCCAGAACAACAATCGCAATGCTAAGGCGGGTGGAAAACCTGCAAAGAAGCCTAACAGCCAAGCTATAGAGGCGACCCAACATGGCCCTGAAGATGACCCAAACCCTGGGCTGGCAGGTGCTGCCGATTCCAGTAAAGAAACAAATCCCGGAGGTCGTGGCACCAGCCAACAAAGCGCATCTGTCAACAAGCCTATTGATGAAATGAAGCTGTACTTTCTTAAAAACACTTTAGTGACATGCAACGACGGTACTGCCGCTGG GTTTTACCTAAAGGAGTTCAAAGGAAGTAAGAGATGGCTGATATTTTTGGAAG GTGGTTGGTGCTGCTACAACAAAGAGACCTGCGATTCCAGATACAAAGCTATCCCCCGACTTATGAGCTCAACTGACTGGCCTCAAACACGCAAAG GGAGTGGTTTACTATCAACACAAGCTGAGGAAAATCCTCACTGGTATAATGCCAATATTGT GTTTGTTCCCTACTGTTCAAGTGATGTGTGGAGTGGTAACAAAGCAGCGTCAAAATCCAAACAGGGAAAAGAAACAGGTACATTTTTCAGTGATAAATTTG AATATGCTTTCATGGGATCTCAAATCATTCGGGAGGTTATCAAAGATCTTGGCCCAAAAGGACTGAAACAAGCTAAAGTTGTGATGTTGGCAGGAACAAG TGCCGGTGGAACAGGTGTGCTGCTGAACATTGATAAGGTGTCCAGTCTTCTGGAGCAGCTGGGTGCAGATGCTCAGGTGCGCGGCCTTGTCGACTCAGGCTGGTTTCTGGAAAGTAAACAGCAAAAAGTTCCTGACTGTCCAGACAGTGCCTCCTGCACCCCTGTAGATGCCATAAAAAAAGGACTTCG GTTGTGGAGTGGTGTTGTTCCAGAAAAGTGCAAACAGCAGTATAAAAGAGGCGAGGATTGGCAATGCTTTTTTGGACACAAACTCTACTCCTACATAACCG CTCCGCTATTTGTGGTGCAGTGGTTGTTTGATGAGGAACAGCTACGAGTGGAGAACATTTATATAGGCGGCCAGTCACTCTCAGAGCAGCAGTGGACCTACATGCAGAACCTGGGAAAAGAGTTCAAAAACTCCCTCAAAGATGTTAC GGCCGTGTTCGCACCCTCCTGTCTTTCCCACACTTTGATAACCAAAAG tAATTGGATGGATTTCCAGGTCAAGGGGACGTCACTTTCCCGTGCTCTGCAGTGCTGGGACAAAAGTCTTCAGGAGGCCAATAAGAACAGCAAAACCGCTCTGAAGGGCTGTCCCTTTCATCTCATCGATAACTGTCAATGGCCACAGTGCAATCCAACTTGTCCAGCCCTGATTGACCAGGCCACACAACAGGAGATGACTCTGCTCCAGGTGCTGGCCAGTATGGGCTTGGACCTGCAAAAGCTCGGCTTGGATGTAAGCGGGGATATTTCAGCCAGCATGGTTAGCAATGGTGGCTAA